From a region of the Lactuca sativa cultivar Salinas chromosome 4, Lsat_Salinas_v11, whole genome shotgun sequence genome:
- the LOC111893601 gene encoding mitogen-activated protein kinase homolog NTF3 — protein sequence MATPVDPPNGIKSEGKHYFSMWKALFEIDTKYVPIKPIGRGAYGIVCSSVNRETNEKVAIKKIHNAFDNRIDALRTLRELKLLRHLRHENVIRLVDVMVPIQRRSFKDVYLVYELMDTDLHQIIKSSQALSNDHCQYFLFQLLRGLKYLHSVNILHRDLKPGNLLINANCDLKICDFGLARTNTGKDQFMTEYVVTRWYRAPELLLCCDNYDTSIDVWSVGCIFAELLGRKPLFPGTECLNQLKLIVNILGSQREDNIEFIDNPKARNYIKSLPFSPGTSFSRLYPHAHPLAIDLLQKMLVFDPSKRISVVDALRHPYMSQLYDPNTDPQAQVPVDLDIDEDWGEEMIREMMWKEMIHYHPEAVAAANSEVML from the exons ATGGCGACTCCAGTTGACCCACCAAATGGGATTAAATCCGAAGGGAAGCATTACTTTTCAATGTGGAAAGCGTTGTTTGAAATCGATACAAAATATGTTCCAATCAAGCCAATTGGTCGAGGTGCATATGGGATTGTTTGTTCTTCTGTTAATCGTGAAACCAATGAGAAAGTAGCAATAAAGAAGATACACAATGCCTTTGATAACCGAATTGATGCACTCAGAACTTTGCGTGAACTCAAACTTCTTCGACATCTTAGACACGAAAATGTTATTCGTTTGGTAGATGTTATGGTGCCCATTCAAAGGAGAAGTTTTAAAGATGTTTATTTGGTTTATGAGCTTATGGATACAGATTTGCATCAGATTATTAAATCGTCTCAAGCGCTTAGCAATGATCACTGCCAATACTTCCTCTTCCAG TTGTTGCGAGGCTTGAAGTATCTACACTCAGTAAACATCCTCCATCGCGACTTAAAGCCCGGAAACCTCCTCATAAACGCAAATTGCGACCTCAAAATATGCGATTTTGGGTTAGCACGTACAAACACCGGTAAAGACCAATTCATGACCGAATACGTAGTCACCCGTTGGTATCGAGCTCCGGAGCTTCTTCTCTGTTGCGACAACTACGACACCTCCATTGACGTATGGTCAGTTGGATGCATCTTCGCTGAACTTTTGGgcagaaaacccttatttccagGAACAGAGTGTTTAAACCAGTTGAAATTGATTGTCAACATACTCGGAAGTCAAAGAGAAGATAATATCGAGTTTATCGATAACCCAAAAGCGAGAAATTACATAAAGTCGCTTCCTTTTTCACCTGGGACTTCGTTTTCAAGGCTTTATCCTCATGCGCATCCGTTAGCGATAGATCTGTTGCAGAAGATGTTGGTTTTTGATCCTTCGAAGAGGATTAGTGTGGTGGATGCGCTTCGTCATCCTTATATGTCGCAGCTTTATGATCCGAATACGGATCCTCAGGCTCAAGTTCCGGTGGATTTGGATATTGATGAGGATTGGGGGGAGGAGATGATAAGAGAGATGATGTGGAAGGAGATGATTCATTATCATCCTGAAGCTGTGGCTGCTGCTAATTCTGAGGTAATGTTGTAA
- the LOC111893608 gene encoding LOW QUALITY PROTEIN: SEC1 family transport protein SLY1 (The sequence of the model RefSeq protein was modified relative to this genomic sequence to represent the inferred CDS: substituted 1 base at 1 genomic stop codon) — protein MMVRGRIDRGELLSVLKGKGSKTDKLRFAIMFLNSTETIPQIEIKMVESSLREAEVNTRSNIVDWAEKLYGQSISAVTTGVKNLLSGDHQLAMATTIEALMEGKSNNPETESYLVLDPHTPKSSSGQMKGPFKEAIVFRIGGGNYFEYGSFXELAWRQQQPTSSAKHIIYGTTEILTGAEFIDQLAVLGQKMGLGRSSTTPSASAPAPA, from the exons ATGATGGTGAGAGGCAGAATCGACCGGGGGGAACTTTTATCTGTTCTTAAAGGGAAAGGTAGTAAAACGGATAAGCTTCGGTTTGCTATCATGTTCCTTAATTCAACAGAAACCATCCCTCAGATAGAAATCAAAATGGTTGAATCCTCTTTGAGAGAAGCGGAGGTGAACAC CAGAAGCAACATTGTGGATTGGGCTGAGAAGCTTTATGGGCAGTCTATCAGTGCTGTGACTACAGGTGTTAAGAATCTGTTATCGGGTGATCATCAGTTGGCAATGGCGACAACGATTGAAGCTTTGATGGAAGGAAAATCGAATAATCCGGAGACTGAGTCTTACTTGGTGTTGGACCCACATACACCGAAATCGAGTTCTGGTCAAATGAAAGGGCCTTTTAAAGAAGCAATTGTGTTCAGGATTGGTGGTGGGAATTATTTTGAATATGGAAGCTTCTAGGAGCTTGCATGGAGGCAGCAGCAACCAACTTCTTCTGCTAAACATATCATATACGGGACAACTGAGATTCTTACTGGTGCTGAGTTTATTGATCAACTTGCTGTCTTGGGGCAAAAGATGGGTTTGGGTAGAAGTAGCACCACTCCTTCTGCTTCTGCTCCTGCTCCTGCCTAA